Proteins found in one Methylobacterium sp. CB376 genomic segment:
- a CDS encoding AraC family transcriptional regulator, translated as MSEALEIAYGDFGRVALLDMDRGLVRHAHPHCHVLLKVEGDDTQFLVGERVVSLTDMQAVLVNAWETHAYLHDPRREPAMILALYIEPAWLGAFRHNWSASGAPGFFHEPAGQVTAPIRALVRDLAAEMVYAPGSRRVRDELLPGLMIALIERFTKWREIGTSLREASRSARGDWRVRRAIARMRGEEGLGLGADALAREAGLSRAHFYRLFERTTGASPHVFLNAIRVERAVEAIVGGDESLADLGTKLGFSAPAHFSRFFRDHVSVPPSVFRTIVRRTAACAA; from the coding sequence ATGTCTGAGGCTCTCGAGATCGCGTACGGAGATTTCGGCCGCGTCGCCCTGCTCGACATGGATCGCGGGCTGGTCCGGCACGCCCATCCGCATTGTCACGTGCTGCTCAAGGTGGAGGGCGACGACACGCAGTTCCTGGTCGGGGAGCGGGTGGTCAGCCTGACGGACATGCAGGCGGTGCTCGTCAACGCCTGGGAGACCCACGCCTACCTGCACGATCCGCGCCGCGAGCCGGCGATGATCCTCGCCCTCTACATCGAGCCGGCGTGGCTCGGCGCCTTCCGGCACAATTGGTCGGCGAGCGGCGCCCCGGGCTTCTTCCACGAGCCCGCCGGGCAGGTGACGGCGCCGATCCGCGCGCTGGTGCGCGACCTCGCCGCCGAGATGGTCTACGCGCCCGGGTCGCGGCGCGTGCGCGACGAATTGCTGCCGGGGCTGATGATCGCCCTGATCGAGCGCTTCACGAAGTGGCGCGAGATCGGCACGTCCCTGCGCGAGGCGAGCCGGTCCGCGCGGGGGGATTGGCGCGTGCGGCGCGCCATCGCGCGGATGCGCGGGGAGGAGGGGCTCGGCCTCGGCGCCGACGCCCTGGCGCGGGAGGCCGGCCTGTCGCGGGCCCATTTCTACCGCCTGTTCGAGCGGACCACCGGCGCCTCGCCGCACGTCTTCCTGAACGCGATCCGCGTCGAGCGCGCCGTGGAGGCGATCGTCGGCGGCGACGAGAGCCTCGCGGATCTCGGCACCAAGCTCGGCTTCTCGGCGCCCGCGCATTTCTCGCGCTTCTTCCGCGACCATGTCAGCGTGCCGCCGAGCGTCTTCCGCACGATCGTGCGCCGGACCGCCGCCTGCGCGGCCTGA
- a CDS encoding FAD binding domain-containing protein, with product MKPARFDYLRAESLDEALQALARHGDEARIIAGGQSLVPMLNMRLTKPALLVDVMRIEALRAPRRADGALVVPAGVRQAALLDRPGFAEAQPLLAAAMPWVGHVQTRARGTLCGSVAHADPSAEIPLCLVALGGEVHLRSAKRARRVPAETFFAGMMVTDRADDELVEAVGLPARAPGTGYAFAEVGRRHGDFAIVACAAVVDGARMRLAVGGVADRPTARDWPALDGAALDDALNAFAWDLGAGDDVHATARYRRDLVRRLGRRVLDHAAEEARRCRS from the coding sequence ATGAAGCCCGCCCGCTTCGACTACCTGCGCGCCGAGAGCCTCGACGAGGCCCTGCAGGCGCTGGCCCGCCACGGCGACGAGGCCCGGATCATCGCCGGGGGCCAGTCCCTCGTGCCGATGCTGAACATGCGGCTGACCAAGCCCGCCCTCCTCGTCGACGTGATGCGGATCGAGGCCCTGCGCGCGCCCCGGCGCGCCGACGGCGCCCTCGTGGTGCCGGCGGGCGTGAGGCAGGCCGCCCTCCTCGACCGGCCGGGCTTCGCCGAGGCGCAGCCCCTCCTCGCCGCCGCGATGCCCTGGGTGGGCCACGTCCAGACCCGGGCCCGCGGCACGCTCTGCGGCTCCGTCGCCCACGCGGATCCGAGCGCCGAGATCCCGCTCTGCCTCGTCGCCCTCGGGGGCGAGGTGCACCTGCGCTCGGCCAAGCGGGCGCGGCGCGTGCCCGCGGAGACGTTCTTCGCCGGCATGATGGTGACCGACCGGGCCGACGACGAACTCGTCGAGGCGGTCGGCCTGCCCGCGCGCGCCCCGGGCACGGGCTACGCCTTCGCGGAGGTGGGCCGGCGCCACGGCGACTTCGCCATCGTGGCCTGCGCGGCCGTCGTGGACGGCGCGCGCATGCGCCTCGCGGTCGGCGGCGTCGCCGACCGGCCGACCGCCCGCGACTGGCCCGCGCTCGACGGGGCGGCCCTCGACGACGCGCTCAACGCCTTCGCGTGGGACCTCGGCGCGGGCGACGACGTCCACGCCACGGCCCGCTACCGCCGCGACCTCGTGCGCCGCCTCGGCCGCCGGGTTCTGGACCACGCCGCAGAGGAGGCGCGCCGATGCCGAAGCTAG
- a CDS encoding trypsin-like serine peptidase produces the protein MNLDNSGPPQPARARREERPLTWDELRDRDPCIEASEPVPETLRHLWSDLSVARAVPDQTTRKGMGSPRERIAPHRPAWVSSAVRPVQAPRRLPPRLVHRGIPVDPLVVWGEDDRRSYDDTRYPWGCVCKILSSGKTGSGVLVGPRHVLTASHVVNWGGTAETIEVHRAGATAAATARTVRRWTFTKITGDPGASTVDEDYAVLVVDQRLGDRFGWMGVRTYDSAWDEEDWWWNIGYPDDVSAGLFPIYQRNKKLDEDAWDYGSGRAMTTAADLMPGQSGGPMFGFWSDGPFVVAVVSAVGNVFLTGTENYCSGGSDLTSLVSQARSGDP, from the coding sequence ATGAATCTGGACAATTCGGGCCCGCCGCAGCCCGCCCGGGCGCGGCGCGAGGAGAGGCCGCTGACCTGGGACGAGTTGCGCGACCGGGATCCGTGCATCGAGGCGAGCGAGCCGGTGCCGGAGACCCTGCGCCACCTCTGGTCCGACCTCTCCGTCGCCAGGGCGGTCCCGGACCAGACGACGCGCAAGGGGATGGGCAGCCCGCGCGAGCGCATCGCGCCGCATCGCCCGGCCTGGGTCTCGTCCGCCGTGAGGCCGGTGCAGGCACCCCGAAGGCTGCCGCCCCGCCTGGTCCATCGCGGGATCCCGGTCGACCCGCTCGTCGTCTGGGGGGAGGACGACCGGCGGAGCTACGACGACACCCGGTACCCGTGGGGCTGCGTGTGCAAGATCCTGAGTTCCGGGAAGACCGGGTCGGGCGTGCTCGTCGGCCCGCGCCACGTCCTGACGGCGAGCCACGTGGTGAATTGGGGCGGCACCGCCGAGACGATCGAGGTGCACCGGGCCGGCGCGACCGCCGCGGCGACCGCCAGGACCGTCCGGCGGTGGACCTTCACCAAGATCACCGGCGATCCCGGCGCCAGCACGGTCGACGAGGATTACGCGGTCCTGGTGGTCGATCAGCGCCTGGGCGACCGCTTCGGCTGGATGGGCGTGCGCACCTACGACAGCGCCTGGGACGAGGAGGATTGGTGGTGGAACATCGGCTATCCGGACGACGTGTCGGCGGGCCTGTTCCCGATCTACCAGCGCAACAAGAAGCTCGACGAGGACGCGTGGGATTACGGCTCCGGCCGGGCGATGACGACCGCGGCCGACCTGATGCCGGGCCAGTCCGGCGGGCCGATGTTCGGGTTCTGGTCCGACGGTCCCTTCGTGGTCGCGGTCGTGTCGGCCGTCGGGAACGTCTTTCTGACCGGGACCGAGAATTACTGCTCGGGCGGGTCCGATCTCACGAGCCTCGTGAGCCAGGCGCGGAGCGGCGATCCCTGA
- a CDS encoding xanthine dehydrogenase family protein molybdopterin-binding subunit: MGIEQRRSVGQSVERVEDAALLSGRGRYIDDLGHRPGTLHAAILRSPHAHADILAIDAAAARALPGVAAVLTGSDLLDLAGPLVPALRAAVDARAIAVDRVRYVGEPVAVVLAQDRYLAEDGCDLIEVAYRARPAVIDPLAALEPDAPVLHEGVGRNLVSDRSFRYGDPETAFAQAHRTLSVTVRYPRNTGSPMETYGVLAEYDPGDGSYDILANFQGPFSIHAVMARALKVPGNRLRLRTPPDSGGSFGVKQGVAPYAVLIAAAARAVGRPVKWIEDRMEHLAASVSATNRVTTLTAGFDGEGRIAVLDWDQVEDCGATLRAPEPATLYRMHGNMTGAYAIRHVRIRNRVVLTNKTPTGLVRGFGGPQVYYPLERLVQRIAATLGLDPLDVIRRNLIPADAFPYRTATGALYDSGDYPRALDEAVRDGDLAVLRRRRDEARAAGRLYGIGFTAAVEPSVSNMGYITTVLSAAERAKAGPKNGAQATATLTLDPVGSVTVQVASVPQGQGHRTVLAQVVADVLGIPMDQVRVTADLDTAKDAWSIASGNYSSRFAAAVAGVAHQAATRLRARLAQVAAAQLNVRAEDLVFAGGRVASRTNPDAALPFARVAATSHWSPGLVPDEVGAVIRETAFWSPPELTAPDPADAVNSSLCHGFIFDFCGVEVDPVTGKLAVDRYVSMHDCGRILHPGMVEGQVRGGFAQALGAAVYEELSYGEDGAFLAGTFADYLLPTATEIPDLTVLHLESPSPFTPLGAKGVGEGNCMSTPVCLANAVADALGVETIDLPLTPAKLAALAAGGDEPAPPEGRAAAAARPGDRTMRGEGAAAVAAPPEAVWAMLLDPAVLTSVIPGAHGVRKLSDTHFRADVTLGVGPVKGRYKADITLSDLDPPRAATLAGAVTGALGNGGGRGRITLEPDGRGGTRIGYTYEASVGGKVAAVGGRLLDGAARVIIGGFFAALARRAGGGAAAGGAPGLLRRLLAMLGISA; encoded by the coding sequence TTGGGCATCGAGCAACGCCGCTCCGTCGGGCAGTCGGTCGAGCGCGTCGAGGACGCGGCTCTCCTGTCCGGACGCGGCCGCTACATCGACGATCTCGGGCACAGGCCGGGCACGCTGCACGCGGCAATCCTGCGCTCGCCGCACGCGCACGCGGACATTCTCGCCATCGACGCCGCGGCCGCCCGGGCGCTTCCGGGCGTGGCGGCGGTGCTCACCGGGAGCGACCTCCTCGACCTCGCCGGGCCCCTCGTGCCGGCCCTGCGCGCCGCCGTCGACGCGCGCGCGATCGCGGTCGACCGGGTCCGCTACGTCGGCGAGCCGGTCGCCGTCGTGCTGGCGCAGGACCGCTACCTCGCCGAGGACGGCTGCGACCTGATCGAGGTCGCCTACCGGGCCCGTCCCGCCGTCATCGACCCGCTGGCGGCGCTGGAGCCGGACGCCCCGGTGCTGCACGAGGGCGTGGGCCGCAACCTCGTCAGCGACCGCTCCTTCCGGTACGGCGACCCGGAGACCGCCTTCGCGCAGGCCCACCGCACCCTCTCGGTGACGGTCCGCTACCCGCGCAACACCGGCTCGCCGATGGAGACCTACGGGGTCCTCGCCGAGTACGACCCGGGCGACGGGTCCTACGACATCCTCGCCAACTTCCAGGGGCCTTTCAGCATCCACGCGGTGATGGCCCGCGCGCTCAAGGTCCCGGGCAACCGCCTGCGCCTGCGCACGCCGCCGGATTCCGGCGGCAGCTTCGGGGTCAAGCAGGGGGTCGCGCCCTACGCGGTCCTGATCGCCGCCGCCGCCCGGGCGGTCGGACGGCCGGTCAAGTGGATCGAGGACCGGATGGAGCACCTCGCCGCCTCGGTCTCGGCGACGAACCGCGTCACCACCCTGACGGCGGGGTTCGACGGGGAGGGCCGCATCGCCGTCCTCGACTGGGACCAGGTGGAGGATTGCGGCGCCACCCTGCGCGCGCCGGAGCCGGCGACCCTCTACCGGATGCACGGCAACATGACGGGCGCCTACGCGATCCGGCACGTGCGCATCCGCAACCGGGTGGTGCTCACCAACAAGACGCCGACCGGCCTCGTGCGCGGCTTCGGCGGCCCGCAGGTCTACTACCCGCTCGAGCGCCTCGTGCAGCGCATCGCCGCGACGCTCGGCCTCGACCCGCTCGACGTGATCCGCCGCAACCTGATCCCGGCCGACGCCTTCCCGTACCGGACCGCGACCGGGGCGCTCTACGATTCGGGCGACTACCCGCGCGCCCTCGACGAGGCGGTCCGGGACGGCGACCTCGCGGTCCTGCGCCGCCGCCGCGACGAGGCCCGGGCGGCGGGCCGGCTCTACGGCATCGGCTTCACGGCCGCGGTCGAGCCCAGCGTCTCGAACATGGGCTACATCACCACGGTGCTGAGCGCCGCCGAGCGGGCCAAGGCCGGCCCGAAGAACGGCGCCCAGGCCACCGCGACCCTCACCCTCGACCCGGTCGGCTCGGTGACCGTGCAGGTCGCCTCCGTGCCCCAGGGCCAGGGCCACCGCACCGTGCTCGCCCAGGTGGTGGCGGACGTCCTCGGCATCCCGATGGATCAGGTGCGGGTGACGGCCGACCTCGACACCGCCAAGGACGCGTGGTCGATCGCCTCGGGCAACTATTCCAGCCGCTTTGCCGCCGCGGTCGCCGGGGTGGCGCACCAGGCCGCCACGCGCCTGCGCGCGCGCCTCGCCCAGGTCGCGGCGGCCCAGCTCAACGTGCGGGCCGAGGACCTCGTCTTCGCGGGCGGCCGCGTCGCCTCGCGCACGAACCCGGACGCCGCCCTCCCCTTCGCGCGCGTCGCCGCGACGAGCCACTGGTCGCCCGGCCTCGTGCCGGACGAGGTCGGCGCCGTCATCCGCGAGACCGCCTTCTGGTCGCCGCCCGAACTGACCGCGCCGGACCCGGCCGACGCGGTCAATTCCTCCCTCTGCCACGGCTTCATCTTCGATTTCTGCGGCGTCGAGGTCGATCCGGTGACCGGCAAGCTCGCCGTCGACCGCTACGTCTCGATGCACGATTGCGGCCGGATCCTGCATCCCGGGATGGTCGAGGGGCAGGTGCGCGGCGGCTTCGCGCAGGCCCTGGGCGCGGCCGTCTACGAGGAATTGTCCTACGGCGAGGACGGGGCCTTCCTGGCCGGGACCTTCGCCGACTACCTCCTGCCGACCGCGACCGAGATCCCGGACCTCACCGTCCTGCACCTCGAGAGCCCCTCGCCCTTCACGCCGCTCGGCGCCAAGGGGGTCGGGGAGGGCAATTGCATGTCGACGCCGGTCTGCCTCGCCAACGCGGTCGCGGACGCGCTCGGCGTCGAGACCATCGACCTGCCCCTGACCCCGGCCAAGCTCGCGGCCCTGGCCGCGGGCGGCGACGAGCCCGCCCCGCCGGAGGGCCGCGCCGCGGCGGCCGCCCGGCCCGGCGACCGCACCATGCGGGGCGAGGGCGCCGCCGCGGTCGCGGCCCCTCCCGAGGCGGTCTGGGCGATGCTCCTCGATCCCGCCGTGCTGACCTCGGTCATCCCCGGCGCGCACGGGGTGCGCAAGCTGTCGGACACGCATTTCCGCGCCGACGTCACCCTCGGCGTCGGCCCCGTGAAGGGGCGCTACAAGGCCGACATCACGCTCTCCGACCTCGATCCGCCCCGCGCCGCCACCCTCGCCGGCGCGGTGACGGGGGCGCTCGGCAATGGCGGCGGGCGCGGGCGGATCACCCTGGAGCCGGACGGCCGGGGCGGCACCCGGATCGGCTACACCTACGAGGCCTCGGTCGGCGGCAAGGTCGCGGCGGTGGGCGGGCGGCTCCTCGACGGGGCGGCCCGGGTGATCATCGGCGGGTTCTTTGCGGCGCTCGCCCGCCGGGCCGGCGGGGGCGCGGCCGCGGGCGGCGCGCCCGGCCTCCTGCGCCGCCTCCTCGCGATGCTCGGGATCTCGGCATGA